A window of Deltaproteobacteria bacterium contains these coding sequences:
- a CDS encoding SDR family oxidoreductase, protein MDLGFKGKVALVAGASQGMGKAAAMGFAREGAKVAICARGEAALKATADEIRKATGGDVLAIAADMSKADDIKKFVDDSAKHFGRIDVIVNNAGGPPPGEFMKFTDEDWQNAFNLSFMSTMRMTREAVPHMKKVGGGKVVNITSYSVKEPIAGLVLSNAVRSAVIGWAKTLSRELARDNILFNNVCPGRIDTDRAKKLNKARAERLGRPVAEIDKEMAAEVPLGRYGTADEAGDLIVFLGSDRASYITGTTIAIDGGLVRATQ, encoded by the coding sequence ATGGATCTTGGATTTAAGGGTAAAGTGGCCTTGGTCGCAGGTGCGAGCCAAGGCATGGGCAAGGCAGCAGCGATGGGTTTTGCCCGGGAAGGGGCCAAAGTGGCCATCTGCGCGCGCGGCGAAGCGGCGCTGAAAGCCACCGCGGACGAGATTCGCAAAGCCACCGGCGGCGACGTGCTCGCCATCGCCGCGGACATGTCGAAGGCGGATGATATCAAGAAATTCGTCGACGACAGCGCCAAACACTTCGGCCGCATCGACGTCATCGTCAACAACGCCGGCGGTCCGCCTCCCGGTGAATTCATGAAGTTCACCGACGAAGACTGGCAGAACGCGTTTAATTTGAGCTTCATGAGCACCATGCGCATGACCCGCGAGGCGGTGCCGCACATGAAGAAAGTCGGCGGCGGCAAGGTCGTCAACATCACCTCCTATTCGGTCAAAGAGCCGATCGCCGGTTTGGTGCTATCGAATGCCGTGCGCAGCGCAGTCATTGGCTGGGCGAAAACGCTTTCACGCGAACTGGCGCGTGACAACATACTTTTTAACAACGTTTGCCCGGGCCGCATCGACACCGATCGGGCCAAGAAGCTAAACAAAGCGCGCGCCGAAAGACTCGGCCGGCCAGTGGCAGAGATCGACAAAGAAATGGCCGCCGAAGTGCCGCTTGGTCGCTACGGCACCGCAGATGAAGCCGGGGATTTGATCGTCTTCTTGGGTTCCGACCGCGCGAGCTACATCACTGGCACGACCATCGCGATTGACGGCGGCCTTGTGCGCGCCACCCAGTAG